The Candidatus Nitrosocosmicus franklandus genome contains a region encoding:
- a CDS encoding multicopper oxidase domain-containing protein: protein MISFSFFALSDSLENKSVASKAVISNTNQTSTATKTNQTNPNTKEFTLVAKETMLDISPSKKIKAWTYNGTIPGPTLRVTEGDKVIVHFINELDLPHTIHFHGGHNGTMDGVFEIVPPNKTFTYEFTAAPSGALMYHCHVMPVVEHVRMGLYGAFIVDPKTPLPPAKEFVIVFGDYDTKDIHTSDPESAFYNGYENIYYDNPLPVYTNETVRVYMINLSQLPAYGYHIHGTLFKTWISGIWMNDPVHTQTYATSSGDAAIFEMEWPWEGKYVFHQHGIPEDRGAMGFFNVTQPVPGLIDGKDIAISKPVSMIDWQENLTKVLQNATID from the coding sequence ATGATCAGTTTTTCTTTCTTTGCTCTCTCAGATAGTTTGGAAAATAAGTCAGTCGCTTCGAAAGCAGTTATTAGCAATACTAACCAAACATCTACAGCAACAAAAACAAATCAAACAAATCCAAATACGAAAGAATTCACCCTAGTTGCCAAAGAAACTATGTTAGATATATCTCCAAGCAAGAAAATTAAGGCATGGACATACAATGGAACTATCCCAGGTCCAACACTGCGTGTAACGGAGGGAGATAAGGTAATAGTCCATTTTATAAACGAGTTAGATTTACCACATACGATTCATTTTCATGGCGGCCATAATGGTACAATGGATGGCGTGTTTGAAATTGTACCACCAAATAAGACTTTTACCTACGAGTTCACGGCAGCACCATCTGGAGCTCTCATGTACCATTGTCATGTGATGCCAGTTGTTGAACATGTGAGGATGGGACTATATGGAGCATTCATAGTTGACCCTAAGACACCTTTACCTCCTGCCAAAGAGTTTGTAATTGTATTTGGAGATTATGATACCAAAGATATACACACATCAGATCCTGAAAGTGCGTTCTACAATGGCTATGAAAATATTTACTATGATAATCCCTTACCAGTGTACACCAATGAAACAGTAAGAGTATATATGATTAATTTATCCCAGTTGCCCGCGTATGGATATCACATTCACGGAACTCTCTTTAAGACATGGATCTCTGGTATCTGGATGAATGACCCGGTACATACTCAAACCTATGCAACATCTTCAGGAGATGCAGCAATATTTGAAATGGAATGGCCCTGGGAGGGAAAATATGTATTTCACCAACATGGAATTCCCGAAGATAGAGGTGCAATGGGTTTCTTCAATGTAACTCAACCCGTACCTGGCCTAATAGATGGAAAAGACATTGCGATCTCAAAACCTGTGAGTATGATTGACTGGCAAGAGAACCTTACAAAAGTGTTACAGAACGCAACAATAGATTAA
- a CDS encoding SLC13 family permease, translated as MLSRTMTKNIGVFLGPILFLIVILMPVPQISGDLSFSSKIVLATTMWMAVWWITEAAPIYVTALLPLVIFPALRVTSFTETSSNYTDNIIFLFLGGFLLAKAIEKSNLHRRFAYRMLRLFGTDPKFVVLSFMIVTWFLGAWMSNTATAILMLPIALAVISLIKDKEKHHKFVVCLLLAVAYSANISGVSTLIGTPPNAIFASLADSIVGIDVAFGQWMLFGLPISALSLMIIWLYLIRIGSKITNIKYDIFGEKDTIVKNMKDLGPISRDEKIVACIFIITIVAWITRGLFWKDIAPMIDDSMIVIASSVSLFLIPSVLGNKQKSEKRAEDYKDFVGYNSHPNEGRDINDSDSKRPKTGFDADLQSPSRNLLDWDTAVKIPWGVLILIGGGLALANGFTSTGLGDWIANQLSFLGNANYLVILLVFVTLAILPTEMISNTATAALLLPISASLALSMGINPLLLMAPIAVAASYGFIMPVGTPPNAIVYSTGLVSSRAMARAGLPLDFISIILVTTLTSILVPLVFGI; from the coding sequence GTGCTGTCCAGAACCATGACCAAAAATATCGGTGTATTCTTAGGACCAATATTATTTCTAATAGTTATTCTAATGCCTGTCCCTCAAATAAGTGGGGATTTATCGTTTTCTTCTAAAATCGTATTAGCTACAACCATGTGGATGGCAGTATGGTGGATTACAGAAGCTGCCCCAATATATGTTACTGCTTTATTGCCTCTAGTAATATTTCCGGCATTAAGAGTCACTTCCTTTACAGAGACCTCTAGCAACTATACGGATAACATCATATTCTTATTCCTGGGGGGTTTTCTCCTTGCAAAAGCAATTGAAAAGTCAAATTTACATAGACGATTTGCATATAGAATGTTACGCCTTTTTGGAACTGATCCAAAGTTTGTTGTGTTATCATTCATGATAGTCACATGGTTTCTAGGAGCTTGGATGAGCAATACCGCCACTGCTATCCTAATGCTTCCAATAGCATTGGCGGTTATTTCTTTGATTAAAGATAAAGAGAAACATCACAAATTTGTTGTATGTTTGTTACTTGCAGTAGCCTATTCTGCAAATATCAGTGGTGTATCTACACTCATAGGCACTCCACCTAATGCAATATTTGCATCTTTAGCCGATTCCATAGTGGGAATAGATGTTGCTTTTGGACAATGGATGCTATTCGGATTACCAATAAGTGCACTATCTCTGATGATAATATGGTTATATCTAATAAGAATTGGCTCGAAAATTACAAATATCAAATACGACATCTTCGGCGAAAAAGATACCATTGTCAAGAATATGAAGGATTTAGGGCCTATAAGTAGAGATGAAAAGATAGTCGCTTGTATATTTATTATAACAATAGTCGCATGGATTACGCGAGGGCTGTTTTGGAAAGACATCGCACCTATGATAGACGATTCTATGATAGTGATTGCTTCATCTGTATCGTTATTCCTTATACCTTCGGTACTTGGAAATAAACAAAAATCCGAAAAGAGGGCCGAAGATTACAAAGATTTTGTAGGTTACAATAGCCATCCAAATGAAGGCAGGGACATAAATGATAGTGATAGTAAACGTCCTAAAACAGGTTTTGACGCCGACCTTCAGAGTCCGTCAAGGAATTTACTTGATTGGGATACAGCAGTAAAAATTCCATGGGGAGTACTTATATTAATAGGGGGAGGTTTGGCTCTTGCAAATGGTTTTACTTCTACAGGGCTAGGCGACTGGATTGCAAATCAACTTAGTTTCCTTGGAAATGCAAATTACCTTGTAATATTACTTGTTTTCGTAACGCTGGCTATTTTGCCGACAGAAATGATAAGCAATACTGCCACGGCGGCGTTATTACTACCCATTTCAGCGTCACTTGCGCTCTCTATGGGGATAAATCCGTTATTGTTAATGGCACCTATAGCCGTTGCCGCCAGTTATGGTTTTATCATGCCTGTAGGTACCCCTCCCAATGCAATTGTATATTCCACCGGGTTAGTAAGTTCTAGGGCAATGGCTAGAGCTGGATTGCCGTTGGACTTTATTTCCATCATACTCGTTACAACATTAACAAGTATTTTGGTTCCTTTAGTTTTTGGGATTTGA
- a CDS encoding multicopper oxidase domain-containing protein: MNHIKIIVMAENLAKRSGVLLYNSLNFQTRFSDKINDAISLRPRRLFIHLSFSILSICVLTMMFSLSVNFVDLGSKAVWAQGLNQMNESAISIIENNLTKSFPPSGADKNYVSINVNQTENNDGAHPTKLITLVTEDVEIDIAPGKRVKAWTFNGTVPGPTIRITEGENITIKYVNKSPIPHTIHFHGNHDDANDGVIPQVMPGETYLYNITGEPAGALMYHCHAPPTSLHVRMGMYGALIVDPINKEIAPAKEFVMVMGEYSLKNQMGLEADYYLINGYADQYMHNPLEINHQDLMRIYLINLGTTIPASFHLHSTTFLTYPSGLWDNPPIQSQTISVAPGDASIIEAKWKYPGTYLFHAHGIQEERGNMGMIRVIGQEESPEGGNSRLGNESSNVTMENSNIQQQQSSSNTSEPLTESVSMFDWQYELQKNLQNPVVVNQTGHGVLDKKEKKIIKEMHEIEKIKEPSENFASILDETSSTNTTESDGANSSSNQISIVPGSSSPDSKMYYDPPNIEVKVGTEVTWVNNDTNMPHTVTSGNVDTGPTGIFDSGIMMGDGSKFKHKFEQKGQFEYFCTLHPWMTSKIIVK, encoded by the coding sequence TTGAATCATATTAAAATTATCGTAATGGCAGAAAACCTTGCAAAAAGGTCTGGTGTATTATTGTATAATAGTTTGAATTTTCAAACACGATTTAGCGATAAAATAAATGATGCAATAAGTTTAAGGCCAAGGCGACTTTTCATCCATTTGTCTTTTTCAATATTGTCAATTTGTGTCTTAACCATGATGTTTAGTCTTTCTGTCAATTTTGTTGATTTAGGGTCGAAAGCTGTTTGGGCACAAGGATTGAACCAAATGAATGAGAGTGCGATTTCTATAATTGAAAATAATTTAACCAAGAGTTTTCCACCGTCAGGAGCTGATAAAAATTACGTGAGTATAAATGTCAATCAAACGGAAAATAATGACGGAGCTCATCCTACTAAACTCATAACGCTCGTTACTGAGGATGTAGAAATCGATATTGCACCAGGAAAAAGAGTAAAAGCTTGGACATTTAATGGAACGGTACCTGGACCAACTATAAGGATTACAGAAGGAGAAAACATTACTATCAAATATGTAAACAAATCTCCTATACCTCATACGATTCACTTCCATGGCAACCACGATGATGCAAACGATGGTGTGATTCCACAGGTGATGCCTGGTGAAACTTATCTATACAACATAACAGGCGAACCAGCAGGTGCACTAATGTATCACTGCCATGCACCCCCCACGTCATTGCATGTTAGAATGGGCATGTACGGAGCGCTGATAGTTGATCCTATAAATAAAGAAATTGCTCCTGCAAAAGAGTTTGTGATGGTAATGGGAGAATACAGTCTCAAAAACCAAATGGGACTAGAGGCCGATTATTACCTCATAAATGGGTATGCTGATCAATATATGCACAATCCACTTGAAATTAATCATCAAGACCTAATGCGAATTTATTTAATCAATCTTGGTACTACGATACCAGCATCGTTCCACCTTCACAGTACAACATTCTTAACTTATCCATCAGGTCTTTGGGATAACCCTCCAATTCAATCACAAACTATATCTGTAGCACCAGGCGATGCTTCAATAATTGAAGCCAAATGGAAATATCCAGGGACCTATTTGTTCCATGCTCACGGGATACAAGAAGAAAGAGGCAATATGGGAATGATAAGAGTAATTGGTCAAGAAGAGTCACCAGAAGGGGGTAATTCAAGACTAGGTAATGAAAGCAGCAATGTCACTATGGAAAATTCAAACATCCAACAACAGCAATCATCAAGTAATACCTCTGAGCCATTAACCGAAAGTGTATCTATGTTTGATTGGCAATATGAACTGCAAAAGAACCTACAGAATCCAGTAGTAGTTAATCAGACTGGACATGGAGTGTTAGACAAAAAAGAAAAAAAGATAATAAAGGAAATGCATGAAATCGAAAAAATAAAAGAACCAAGTGAAAACTTCGCATCGATATTAGATGAAACCTCATCAACTAACACTACAGAATCTGATGGTGCAAACTCCAGTTCTAATCAGATATCAATAGTTCCTGGTTCCTCCAGTCCGGATAGTAAGATGTATTATGATCCTCCCAACATTGAAGTTAAAGTGGGTACTGAGGTAACTTGGGTTAATAACGACACTAATATGCCACATACGGTGACATCCGGCAATGTAGACACTGGCCCGACCGGAATATTTGATTCTGGAATTATGATGGGTGACGGTAGCAAATTTAAGCACAAATTTGAACAGAAAGGGCAATTTGAATACTTTTGTACGTTACATCCATGGATGACATCAAAGATCATAGTAAAATAA
- a CDS encoding universal stress protein, translated as MIQKIIVTDDGTAVSDRAIEMALEIAKGLRAHLILLHIIDPTEHPESALFENDKELIEKAKQMNLIESKKDTWEERVKRKIQELSEKKIDSTSECRTGSPVEKILSFVDDNKADMIVMGSGKRLTGVSKIKALGSVTRKVSEMANCPVLIVH; from the coding sequence ATGATACAAAAAATAATAGTAACAGATGATGGAACTGCAGTATCTGATAGGGCGATCGAAATGGCATTAGAAATAGCAAAGGGTTTAAGGGCTCATCTAATTTTACTACATATAATTGATCCGACTGAACATCCAGAATCTGCGTTATTTGAAAACGACAAGGAACTAATCGAAAAGGCAAAGCAAATGAATCTCATAGAATCAAAGAAAGATACATGGGAAGAAAGAGTTAAACGGAAAATTCAAGAACTAAGTGAAAAAAAGATAGATTCAACGAGCGAATGTAGAACAGGATCACCCGTAGAAAAAATCCTAAGCTTTGTAGACGATAATAAAGCAGATATGATTGTTATGGGCAGTGGTAAGAGACTAACAGGAGTGTCCAAAATAAAAGCCTTGGGTAGTGTTACTAGAAAAGTTTCAGAAATGGCAAATTGCCCAGTATTGATTGTTCATTAG
- a CDS encoding FxLYD domain-containing protein, producing MSSIKTFSLVLLVTTITLMSILEGKNSPFHFSAFGQGAEEDYKKYDIVLLSHSYVGNFFTDELIGEILNNGTATIKAVEMTAIFYDEDDETIGSADSGTSPYTINPGDTASFTIEVFDEAVKANASSYDFTAKWKDEFLSNNYFIRLAGGDISDDTSNDGDDEEEDEEES from the coding sequence TTGTCCAGTATAAAGACTTTCAGCCTGGTGCTACTTGTTACGACTATAACATTAATGAGCATTTTAGAAGGGAAGAACAGTCCTTTTCATTTTAGTGCATTCGGCCAAGGAGCAGAAGAAGATTATAAAAAATATGACATAGTGCTGCTGAGTCATTCATATGTTGGTAATTTCTTTACTGATGAATTAATCGGAGAGATTTTGAATAATGGAACAGCGACTATAAAGGCGGTAGAGATGACTGCAATTTTTTATGACGAAGATGACGAGACTATTGGCAGCGCAGATAGTGGGACAAGTCCTTACACTATCAACCCAGGAGATACCGCCTCATTCACTATAGAGGTGTTCGACGAAGCAGTAAAGGCTAATGCTTCCAGTTACGATTTTACAGCAAAATGGAAGGATGAATTCTTATCCAACAATTATTTTATAAGGTTGGCAGGAGGCGATATTTCAGATGATACTAGTAATGATGGAGATGATGAAGAGGAGGATGAAGAGGAAAGCTAG
- a CDS encoding GNAT family N-acetyltransferase, producing MSNVQVKTANLSEQEALFDTLKLAFGTDPATRAVWPDPQKYILHFSKFAKAFGGRAFVNKAAQYVGNYSGAALWLPPNVEPDVEALLALLKETTSEEVQNVVPRVFEKMGSYHPSEPHWYLPLLGVDPLHHGRGLGSILLRYATDKFDNENVLAYLESSNPRNVTLYERHGFQVLGTIKVNNFPPIIPMLRKPKTR from the coding sequence ATGTCCAATGTTCAAGTCAAAACTGCAAATTTGTCTGAACAAGAAGCTTTATTTGACACTTTAAAATTGGCCTTTGGTACTGATCCTGCTACACGGGCTGTATGGCCAGACCCGCAAAAATATATTTTACATTTCTCTAAATTTGCAAAGGCCTTTGGTGGTAGGGCGTTTGTCAACAAGGCCGCCCAATATGTTGGAAATTATTCAGGCGCCGCTCTCTGGCTGCCACCAAATGTTGAACCCGATGTCGAAGCCCTGCTTGCATTGTTAAAAGAAACTACTTCAGAGGAAGTTCAGAATGTAGTACCACGAGTATTTGAAAAAATGGGAAGTTACCATCCGAGCGAACCTCATTGGTATTTACCACTTCTTGGTGTTGATCCACTTCACCATGGTAGGGGATTGGGGTCGATCCTTTTGAGATACGCGACTGATAAGTTTGATAATGAAAATGTTTTGGCCTATCTAGAATCATCAAATCCAAGAAATGTAACTTTGTATGAGCGGCATGGCTTCCAAGTACTAGGCACAATAAAAGTCAACAATTTCCCTCCTATTATTCCTATGCTTCGCAAGCCAAAGACTAGATAA
- a CDS encoding DUF5678 domain-containing protein gives MQDLDDFAKSDLDKLERLADNFRWIYKQQNNLRGKYDNNYVAIKDKKILDKDTNLDRLMKRLNIRNYDESIAIEYIQN, from the coding sequence ATGCAAGATCTAGATGATTTTGCCAAATCCGATCTAGATAAATTGGAAAGACTGGCAGACAACTTTAGATGGATTTATAAACAACAAAACAATCTTAGGGGAAAGTACGATAACAACTATGTTGCAATAAAGGACAAAAAAATATTGGATAAAGATACAAATCTTGACAGATTGATGAAAAGACTAAATATAAGAAATTACGACGAATCTATTGCAATAGAATATATACAGAACTGA
- a CDS encoding winged helix-turn-helix domain-containing protein, translating to MVEGRDRGKTKYRDKCQIFYLIVKSCIGKSQTKNRLSYYSSYRRLNYYLADLVRLGLLRFDETQHRFLATPKGNEFVRKYDNIIEFVPSLKSDYEI from the coding sequence TTGGTCGAAGGAAGAGATAGGGGCAAGACAAAATATCGTGATAAGTGTCAGATTTTTTATTTGATCGTAAAGAGTTGTATTGGAAAATCTCAAACCAAAAACAGACTAAGTTATTATAGCTCATATAGACGTCTTAACTATTACTTGGCAGATCTAGTTAGACTAGGTTTGTTGAGATTTGATGAAACACAGCATAGATTTCTGGCTACTCCTAAAGGAAATGAATTTGTAAGAAAATATGATAACATAATTGAATTTGTTCCATCCCTTAAAAGCGACTACGAAATCTAG
- the rimI gene encoding ribosomal protein S18-alanine N-acetyltransferase, with translation MQIALRKVNGYTIRRCTYEDLKAVIDINLKTLPEHYTEYFFESLLREIPEAFIIAEINNAVVGYIMCKLEFGFSNFRKLGFVKKGHVVSIALLPEHRGKKIGEALMIEGINGISSRKGDEIYLEVRTSNVSAISLYRKLGFQTKSILKSYYRDGEDANLMALELS, from the coding sequence TTGCAAATAGCATTAAGGAAAGTTAACGGGTATACAATTCGAAGATGTACTTATGAAGACCTGAAAGCGGTTATTGATATAAACCTGAAAACTTTGCCTGAACATTATACAGAATATTTTTTTGAATCTCTCTTGCGCGAAATTCCAGAAGCTTTCATAATAGCAGAAATTAACAATGCGGTCGTTGGGTATATTATGTGTAAGCTGGAATTCGGATTTTCGAATTTTAGAAAATTAGGATTTGTTAAGAAAGGACACGTAGTGTCTATTGCATTGTTACCAGAACACAGAGGGAAAAAGATAGGTGAGGCTTTGATGATCGAAGGAATTAACGGAATTTCATCACGGAAAGGTGATGAGATTTATTTAGAAGTCAGAACAAGCAATGTTTCTGCAATATCATTGTATAGAAAGTTAGGATTTCAAACCAAATCTATTTTAAAATCTTATTATAGAGACGGTGAAGATGCAAATTTAATGGCACTCGAATTGTCATAA
- the hflX gene encoding GTPase HflX, translated as MKFTNLENRKKALLITYPTEFSKSEALSLAESAGYAIMETVSQRNITRSRFGIGKGKAEEVKEIVSKLSIEVIIFDELLKPSQQYNLARLCKVDVIDREKLILEIFLARATTNESKIQVRLAQLKYDIVRVKEKTRLAKLGEQPGFYGLGKYDADVHLLDIKRRTTLLKKKLKIEERKRALHRTQRLSSNLPLIALAGYTSAGKTTLFNLLAKEKKDTSEKVFTTLTTYTRSFLIEERKALVSDTIGFISRLPPYMIEAFKSTLSELNYADVILLVIDFSEDTVGIRKKLKSSMEILAQLQIPLDKCILVLNKIDKVKSNEIKDKLNELFITKGMDQVISISAELGYNIPSLIKLIKERIDTIKYA; from the coding sequence ATGAAATTTACAAATTTAGAGAATAGAAAAAAAGCCTTATTAATCACATATCCAACCGAGTTTTCCAAATCTGAGGCATTAAGCCTTGCTGAATCTGCAGGTTATGCGATAATGGAGACCGTATCGCAGAGAAATATTACGAGATCTAGATTTGGGATTGGAAAAGGAAAAGCAGAGGAAGTGAAAGAGATTGTCTCAAAATTGAGCATAGAGGTAATAATTTTCGATGAATTATTGAAACCGAGTCAACAGTATAATCTAGCAAGACTGTGTAAAGTAGATGTAATAGACAGAGAAAAATTAATCCTAGAAATATTCTTAGCTCGTGCTACAACAAATGAATCAAAAATACAAGTAAGATTGGCACAACTAAAGTATGATATAGTCAGAGTAAAAGAGAAAACAAGGTTGGCAAAACTAGGAGAACAGCCAGGTTTCTATGGACTAGGGAAATATGACGCTGATGTCCATTTATTAGATATCAAGAGACGTACAACGCTGTTAAAAAAGAAACTAAAGATAGAGGAGAGAAAGAGAGCTCTACATAGGACTCAAAGGTTGAGTAGTAATTTACCCTTGATCGCCCTTGCAGGCTACACCTCTGCTGGAAAAACCACATTGTTTAACTTATTGGCCAAAGAAAAGAAAGATACTAGTGAAAAGGTTTTTACTACTTTAACTACTTATACACGTTCATTCCTTATCGAGGAAAGAAAAGCATTGGTTTCGGATACCATTGGATTTATTAGCAGATTACCTCCATACATGATAGAAGCTTTTAAATCCACACTATCTGAATTGAATTATGCAGATGTTATACTATTAGTTATTGATTTTAGCGAGGACACTGTTGGAATAAGAAAAAAGCTGAAAAGCTCAATGGAAATATTAGCACAATTACAAATTCCACTTGACAAATGCATACTAGTCTTAAACAAGATAGATAAAGTAAAGAGTAACGAAATAAAAGATAAATTAAATGAATTATTCATAACAAAAGGAATGGACCAAGTCATTTCGATTTCTGCTGAATTAGGATACAACATACCATCATTGATCAAATTGATTAAAGAGAGAATAGACACCATTAAGTATGCTTAA
- a CDS encoding magnesium transporter CorA family protein, with translation MALPNQMHGLKPVVNKGLEWIYIGQPTREKLDALSKRYPLHELNIEDCLSKNQLPKIDRYDDHVFIILQFPTTQKEKTSPKFSQLSLFIGRDFLISVHQGDLKPLSELYQACSTDNEKDKQNIMGNSPGYLLHTILDALVDDLLHLLMKVIGNLDDIEDAVFDDKVAVAKEISILRREITTLRRIVVPLKRIMLELISRDVRKFSTNVEEEDLISYFNDINDHVSKVLEALDESKETIEIYKDTDHMLSSEKTNKILSFLTILFTLSIPVTVVGTFYGMNIIIPGSVNFSYNLYDFMPLILTLSFSIGSIIIMLYYFNKLGWMNNLTK, from the coding sequence ATGGCTCTACCGAATCAAATGCATGGACTCAAGCCTGTCGTAAATAAAGGTTTAGAGTGGATATATATTGGTCAACCTACTAGAGAGAAATTGGACGCTCTTTCAAAAAGATATCCACTACACGAGTTAAACATAGAAGACTGTCTATCTAAAAATCAATTGCCTAAAATTGATCGATATGATGATCATGTGTTTATAATTCTTCAATTTCCTACTACCCAAAAGGAGAAAACCTCTCCAAAGTTTAGCCAACTTTCATTGTTTATTGGTCGAGATTTTTTAATTTCAGTTCATCAAGGAGATCTTAAACCATTATCAGAGTTATATCAAGCATGTAGTACGGATAACGAAAAAGACAAACAGAATATTATGGGAAATTCTCCAGGATACCTTCTACACACCATTTTGGATGCTTTGGTCGATGATTTACTTCACCTATTAATGAAAGTCATTGGTAATCTGGATGATATAGAGGATGCGGTATTTGACGATAAAGTTGCAGTTGCCAAAGAAATTTCAATATTGAGAAGAGAAATAACAACGCTGAGGAGGATTGTAGTGCCCTTGAAAAGGATCATGTTAGAACTTATCTCAAGAGACGTCAGAAAATTCTCTACAAATGTGGAAGAGGAGGATCTTATTTCTTATTTTAACGATATCAATGATCATGTATCCAAAGTACTCGAGGCACTAGATGAATCAAAAGAAACTATTGAAATTTACAAAGATACTGATCATATGTTAAGTAGCGAAAAGACAAACAAGATACTTAGTTTCTTAACCATATTGTTTACTTTATCAATTCCAGTAACAGTTGTTGGTACATTTTATGGAATGAATATCATTATTCCAGGAAGTGTTAATTTCAGCTATAATTTATACGATTTTATGCCGTTGATATTGACTTTGTCCTTTTCTATTGGATCAATCATAATAATGCTATATTATTTCAACAAGCTGGGCTGGATGAATAATCTTACAAAATAA